A single genomic interval of Shewanella psychropiezotolerans harbors:
- a CDS encoding amino acid ABC transporter substrate-binding protein, with product MGYRIAIIRSGEQQRFTDIQTLAEFQSIILGQGQDWPDTDILRSQGFIVVSGKGDKMIDMLLKGRFDAFPRGLHEPWDEVKGQDDIQVESSLLIKYSSPIYFFVNKNNEQLAQRIEKGLILAIEDGSFDALFNSHSATADILDKAKLDTRKIFEIDNPSLSARSRKLLDNKALWLCH from the coding sequence ATGGGCTATCGAATTGCAATTATTCGCAGTGGTGAGCAGCAAAGGTTCACAGATATCCAAACTTTAGCTGAGTTTCAAAGTATTATTTTAGGACAGGGGCAAGATTGGCCCGATACCGATATTCTGCGGTCACAAGGATTTATTGTGGTATCAGGTAAAGGCGACAAGATGATAGATATGCTATTAAAGGGACGCTTTGATGCTTTTCCTCGGGGATTGCATGAGCCCTGGGATGAAGTTAAGGGCCAGGATGATATTCAGGTTGAGTCGAGTCTGTTAATCAAGTATTCCTCGCCTATCTACTTCTTCGTCAATAAGAATAATGAGCAACTGGCTCAACGTATCGAGAAGGGGCTAATCTTAGCCATAGAAGATGGCAGTTTTGATGCACTCTTTAACAGCCACTCGGCTACAGCCGATATACTGGACAAAGCTAAGCTGGATACACGTAAGATTTTTGAGATAGATAATCCGAGTCTATCTGCCCGGAGTCGAAAATTACTCGATAATAAAGCTCTCTGGCTGTGCCACTAG
- a CDS encoding AI-2E family transporter, with protein MDNQQGNNRVGNQQSKIFVNNMMESAIRIGLLFMLIVWTYDIIRPFVIPVLWGAIIAVALMPLTQKLEKAFKGRRGLAATALAIIGVALLVVPFVLVSGSIFDGVSRTIEVLQSGDVKIPGPTQRVADIPVIGDKLYEIWALFSTNLEKAVQHFLPEIKTAVGTIASVIGSSLATLMMFIISLAIAAGFMSHAEKISEAVSTVAVRVVGKNGEQWTTLTAATIRSVLLGVVGVAFIQSMLIGSAMFVFDVPAAGLITLGVLILGIAQLPALIVVLPVIFYVFSTQDTTPATIFTIWVLIAGVSDNFLKPLLMGRGVDVPMPVILIGAIGGMLSAGIIGLFLGAVVLAIWYELFVAWLKVDKEQGAKQELTIEGDTSEPKFEAVANEVK; from the coding sequence ATGGATAATCAACAAGGAAATAATCGAGTGGGAAATCAGCAGAGTAAAATATTCGTCAATAACATGATGGAGTCGGCTATTCGCATCGGCTTGCTGTTTATGCTTATCGTATGGACGTATGACATTATCAGGCCCTTCGTCATTCCCGTGTTGTGGGGTGCCATCATAGCCGTGGCCTTGATGCCACTAACCCAGAAACTTGAGAAGGCCTTTAAGGGCAGACGCGGACTGGCTGCGACTGCATTGGCTATTATCGGAGTCGCCCTACTGGTCGTTCCATTTGTCCTAGTCTCAGGTTCAATATTCGATGGCGTCAGCCGTACCATAGAGGTGTTGCAGAGTGGTGATGTTAAGATACCTGGCCCGACCCAGAGGGTGGCCGATATTCCAGTGATCGGCGATAAGCTTTATGAAATATGGGCCTTGTTCTCCACTAACCTGGAGAAGGCGGTGCAGCACTTCCTGCCTGAGATAAAGACGGCCGTGGGCACTATAGCCTCGGTAATAGGGAGCAGCTTGGCGACTCTGATGATGTTTATCATCTCCTTAGCTATAGCGGCGGGTTTCATGTCCCATGCGGAGAAGATCTCTGAGGCCGTTAGCACTGTCGCAGTACGTGTTGTGGGTAAGAATGGCGAGCAGTGGACCACACTAACCGCCGCGACCATACGCAGCGTCTTGCTTGGGGTTGTCGGCGTGGCATTCATCCAGTCCATGTTAATCGGCTCCGCCATGTTCGTGTTTGACGTACCCGCGGCAGGGCTGATCACCTTAGGTGTGCTGATACTCGGTATCGCCCAGCTGCCGGCACTGATTGTTGTGCTACCTGTTATTTTCTATGTGTTTTCTACTCAGGATACGACACCAGCGACCATCTTTACTATATGGGTGCTGATTGCTGGCGTGTCGGATAACTTCCTTAAGCCTCTGTTGATGGGACGTGGCGTGGATGTGCCTATGCCAGTTATCTTAATTGGTGCCATCGGCGGCATGCTGTCGGCCGGGATCATAGGTTTGTTCCTCGGCGCCGTCGTGCTTGCCATCTGGTATGAGTTATTTGTTGCCTGGTTGAAGGTCGACAAGGAACAAGGGGCAAAGCAAGAGCTGACGATTGAAGGTGACACATCTGAGCCTAAGTTTGAAGCTGTGGCTAATGAGGTCAAATAG
- a CDS encoding cold-shock protein gives MKTQILKGLLIRWNDDKGFGFLRPDASHVDMVTLHGPASDQEIFIHISVLKHMSRRPKVGDTIFFLIETKLDSKLNAIQAYIEGVEANTDNVKDNKPYLGNGNSKIPISSSAVIARLLIIAVLLIGGSLIYQMFTDSNTTEDVHRAQ, from the coding sequence ATGAAAACTCAGATATTAAAGGGCTTATTGATCCGCTGGAATGATGATAAAGGGTTTGGATTTCTCAGGCCAGATGCATCTCATGTAGATATGGTCACTTTACATGGGCCGGCTAGCGATCAGGAAATATTTATTCATATCTCAGTCTTGAAACATATGAGCAGGCGCCCCAAGGTCGGAGACACCATCTTCTTTCTGATAGAAACTAAACTCGACAGTAAACTCAATGCCATCCAGGCTTATATTGAAGGGGTCGAAGCCAATACTGATAATGTGAAGGATAATAAACCCTATCTAGGTAACGGCAATAGTAAGATCCCTATCTCCTCATCGGCTGTTATAGCACGGCTATTAATCATCGCCGTGCTGCTTATCGGTGGCAGCCTGATTTATCAGATGTTCACTGACTCGAATACCACAGAGGATGTACACAGAGCGCAGTAA
- a CDS encoding ribosome alternative rescue factor ArfA, producing the protein MAKHRKSDTVLEHDSGRGTIKDNALKALVTSELFRMRTEKPKKGKGSYNRKQQKGHVLKGNAPFDFLGTLIMGIA; encoded by the coding sequence ATGGCTAAACATCGTAAGTCCGACACCGTTTTGGAACATGATAGCGGTCGCGGCACAATCAAAGACAACGCCTTAAAAGCATTAGTCACCAGCGAGCTTTTTAGAATGAGAACCGAGAAACCCAAGAAAGGCAAAGGTTCATACAACCGCAAACAACAGAAGGGGCATGTGCTGAAGGGCAATGCCCCTTTCGATTTTTTAGGGACACTGATTATGGGCATTGCCTAG
- a CDS encoding DMT family transporter, giving the protein MTMQVPATLPRLVPAAFLSVVLIWSTTPLGIVWSSESVHPTMAVLLRMMIALSLGSLILLITRIRLPWSRTAIKLYGVSSIGIVGGMLLSYFSARYLASGTMSLIFGLSPLISGLLAQKLLGEAKFGPMKLLALAMAFIGLGIVCSSKLSLGSDSWIGLMLILTAVFLFSLSGVLIKTIKINIHPIASTVGALAFSTPIFALAWLIFDGTLPIETWQERSLWSILYLGVFGSLIGFIAYFYILQNLKASTVALVTLITPVFAMMLGAQLNGETITDALVIGAMFVISGLGLYQFGETAMDSIKHKLMKKKSP; this is encoded by the coding sequence ATGACAATGCAAGTCCCGGCAACATTACCCAGACTGGTTCCCGCAGCCTTTTTATCTGTGGTTTTGATCTGGTCTACCACTCCACTGGGCATAGTCTGGAGCAGCGAGTCTGTTCATCCGACCATGGCTGTGTTGCTGAGAATGATGATCGCCTTGTCTCTGGGGAGCTTGATCTTGCTTATAACCCGTATTCGATTGCCATGGAGCAGGACGGCAATAAAGCTTTATGGCGTCTCATCCATAGGCATAGTCGGCGGCATGTTGCTCAGCTACTTTTCGGCTCGCTATCTGGCATCGGGAACCATGTCCCTGATCTTCGGTCTGTCGCCGCTAATTTCAGGTTTGCTAGCTCAGAAGCTGCTCGGTGAGGCCAAATTTGGCCCCATGAAACTATTAGCCCTGGCCATGGCTTTTATCGGATTAGGGATTGTTTGTTCATCTAAACTTTCATTGGGCTCGGATAGCTGGATTGGCCTGATGCTGATCTTGACTGCGGTATTTCTATTTAGTCTCAGTGGCGTGTTAATAAAGACCATCAAAATCAATATTCATCCCATCGCGAGTACGGTTGGTGCATTAGCATTTTCGACGCCAATATTTGCCTTGGCTTGGTTGATATTCGACGGCACCCTACCAATAGAGACATGGCAGGAGAGATCACTCTGGTCGATCCTGTATCTGGGGGTGTTTGGCTCCCTGATAGGCTTTATCGCTTACTTCTATATCCTACAAAATCTGAAGGCGAGTACTGTCGCCCTCGTGACCTTAATAACACCTGTGTTCGCCATGATGTTAGGGGCTCAGCTTAATGGCGAGACAATCACAGATGCCTTAGTCATAGGCGCCATGTTTGTAATTTCCGGCCTGGGCCTATATCAGTTCGGTGAAACGGCCATGGACTCTATCAAACATAAGCTGATGAAGAAAAAGAGCCCTTGA
- a CDS encoding potassium channel family protein, whose translation MNKKINQENNFYYMTFALIGLLVTSSLVEVMPSGILEYVLEGVIVLTFLVCILSLRFDPRWKRFMQMLALCWVLASILRQALGIQEIDLLVLLIMFAFFWGTFRSISRQILFTGTVDGNKVVGSVALFLLMGLMWTIAYLMVMEFAPHSFTGMSQMSWGENFSQLAYFSFVTLTTLGYGDISPISPFSQVLVYMEAIAGVFYMAIVVASLVSSNQGKQHG comes from the coding sequence ATGAATAAGAAAATCAATCAGGAAAATAACTTCTACTACATGACCTTCGCGCTCATTGGCTTACTGGTAACCTCATCTCTGGTAGAGGTGATGCCGAGCGGTATCTTAGAATATGTACTCGAAGGGGTGATAGTGCTGACTTTTCTGGTCTGCATATTGAGTTTGCGTTTTGATCCTCGTTGGAAACGCTTCATGCAGATGTTGGCGCTATGCTGGGTGCTTGCCTCGATACTCAGGCAAGCTTTAGGCATACAGGAGATAGATCTGTTGGTGCTGCTGATCATGTTTGCCTTTTTCTGGGGGACATTTAGATCTATCTCCAGGCAGATCTTATTTACCGGCACAGTGGACGGCAACAAGGTGGTGGGGTCTGTGGCCCTGTTCCTCCTGATGGGCTTGATGTGGACCATTGCCTACCTTATGGTCATGGAGTTTGCGCCACATTCTTTCACTGGCATGAGCCAGATGTCCTGGGGGGAAAACTTCTCTCAGCTGGCCTATTTTAGTTTCGTTACTTTAACCACATTAGGCTATGGGGATATCAGTCCCATCAGCCCATTTTCACAAGTCCTTGTCTACATGGAAGCGATCGCCGGAGTGTTTTATATGGCTATCGTGGTAGCGAGTTTAGTGAGTTCAAATCAGGGAAAACAACATGGATAA